The Solibacillus sp. FSL W7-1436 genome window below encodes:
- a CDS encoding GyrI-like domain-containing protein: MKHEYRKHEKELYGTKAKPALLDVPQQKYICIKGEGNPNGQDFKERVEALYSLAYTIRMSHKNGFAPDDYFEYTVYPLEGLWDKKNYDSDELHLDDLVYTIMIRQPEFVNEAMFNKAMEVARNKKRNELLSEVYFDEMTDGLSVQMLHIGPFATESETFTVMQEFIENNDLRIKTLVHREIYLSDPRKVTGDRLKTLLRYRVEKNK, translated from the coding sequence ATGAAGCATGAATATAGAAAACACGAAAAAGAGCTATACGGCACAAAAGCAAAACCGGCATTACTGGACGTCCCGCAACAGAAATATATCTGTATCAAAGGTGAGGGCAATCCGAATGGACAAGACTTTAAAGAACGCGTAGAGGCCTTGTACAGTTTGGCGTATACGATTCGTATGAGTCATAAAAACGGCTTTGCGCCGGATGATTATTTTGAGTATACGGTCTATCCGCTTGAAGGGCTGTGGGATAAAAAGAATTACGATTCCGATGAGCTCCATCTAGATGATCTTGTGTATACGATTATGATCCGCCAGCCGGAATTTGTAAATGAAGCAATGTTCAATAAAGCGATGGAAGTGGCACGGAATAAAAAGCGAAATGAACTGTTGAGCGAAGTTTACTTTGACGAGATGACGGATGGTCTGTCGGTACAAATGCTGCATATCGGTCCGTTTGCTACAGAGAGTGAGACGTTCACGGTCATGCAGGAGTTTATTGAAAACAATGATTTACGCATTAAAACATTAGTGCACCGCGAAATTTATTTATCGGATCCGCGTAAAGTAACCGGTGATCGATTAAAAACATTACTGCGCTACCGTGTAGAAAAAAATAAATGA
- a CDS encoding S8 family peptidase, with product MKKVKSTLFSLLIAGSLMSPAHAATLGNEDNSANNVGQEKFRVYIEANNQSAKQSAKSQYSARWELTENGFSTEMNEKQFQALQKNKNFTVTKVPVVSLDPINLELGEDYTVEDRTPDASAYARASQQVPWGIKAIYNNSSLTSTSGGSGVNIAVLDTGVNTSHPDLSNNVEQCKDFTTASSVVNNSCTDRNGHGTHVAGSALADGGSDRGGVYGVAPDADLWAYKVLTDSGSGYSDDIAAAIRHAADQATSTRTKTVINMSLGSSANNSLISSAVNYAYSKGVLVVAAAGNSGYAQGTIGYPGALPNAIAVAALENVQQNGTYRVADYSSRGYASTDGDYVIQQGDVEISAPGSAIYSTWYNGGYNTISGTSMATPHVAGLAAKIWAQNPSWSHTQLRSNLQTRAKAVDIKGGYGAATGDDYASGFGFARVQ from the coding sequence ATGAAAAAAGTGAAGAGTACGTTATTTAGTCTTTTGATTGCAGGATCATTAATGAGTCCGGCACATGCGGCAACTTTGGGTAATGAAGACAATTCGGCAAACAATGTCGGCCAAGAAAAGTTCCGTGTGTACATTGAAGCAAACAACCAGTCTGCAAAACAATCAGCAAAATCACAATATTCAGCACGTTGGGAATTAACAGAGAACGGATTTTCAACAGAAATGAATGAAAAGCAATTCCAGGCATTACAAAAGAATAAAAATTTCACAGTCACAAAAGTTCCTGTCGTTTCTTTAGATCCAATCAACTTGGAATTGGGAGAGGATTATACAGTAGAAGATAGAACGCCGGATGCATCAGCGTACGCAAGAGCTTCCCAGCAAGTACCATGGGGAATTAAAGCGATTTATAATAATAGTTCATTAACATCTACATCTGGAGGAAGCGGCGTAAATATCGCCGTACTTGATACGGGAGTAAACACTTCCCACCCTGACCTATCCAACAATGTGGAGCAATGTAAAGACTTTACGACTGCATCATCTGTTGTAAACAATAGCTGTACTGACAGAAACGGTCACGGTACACATGTTGCCGGTTCAGCTTTAGCTGATGGCGGAAGCGATCGAGGCGGCGTTTACGGTGTTGCTCCAGATGCAGATCTTTGGGCATACAAAGTATTAACAGACAGCGGTTCTGGTTACTCGGATGATATTGCTGCTGCAATCCGTCATGCGGCTGACCAAGCAACATCTACTCGTACGAAAACGGTCATTAACATGTCATTAGGTTCTTCAGCGAACAACAGCTTAATTTCAAGTGCTGTCAACTATGCATACAGCAAAGGCGTACTTGTTGTTGCGGCTGCTGGTAACTCAGGCTATGCACAAGGAACAATCGGCTATCCTGGTGCATTACCGAACGCTATTGCAGTAGCAGCATTGGAAAATGTACAGCAAAACGGCACTTACCGTGTAGCTGACTACTCTTCACGCGGTTATGCTTCAACAGATGGCGATTATGTTATTCAGCAAGGTGATGTTGAAATTTCAGCTCCTGGTTCAGCTATTTACTCTACATGGTACAACGGCGGCTACAACACAATTAGCGGTACATCAATGGCTACACCTCACGTAGCAGGTTTAGCAGCAAAAATCTGGGCTCAAAACCCGTCTTGGTCTCACACGCAACTGCGCTCGAACTTACAAACACGTGCAAAAGCTGTAGACATTAAAGGCGGTTACGGTGCCGCTACAGGCGATGACTACGCTTCAGGATTCGGGTTTGCCCGCGTTCAGTAA
- a CDS encoding helix-turn-helix domain-containing protein yields MKIGSLIKYYRTKLGMTQNEVAAGICSIPHLSKIENNNKEANCETIRLLLERLNINSHDVKNSEHHIIKLLKDLQKQINYLENEKANETMDRLKDYEEIIGFTESIYLYELYKLRYYVFINEYKLAEHQLKWLNAHRQNFSQHERYLHSYYYALVLLTRGKYAEAAVELTTILQTNSELGSLEGEFYYHFSLIKGRLDEPSQAIIYGRKALHFYKDQFNFKRIIYTSMSLALYYAQGKVFHEAIEIYDHLLRNVELMQQQQLLPAIYHNLGDLYQMRGEYESALVYFEKSASLMENDSDNYLFCLYNLGMTQFRLEQKVESIKTFTILKEEAKSKRKISFNLFASFYLYLLGGQEKKAMEFLEGRLIPFTANSEEFKEMHQQFSYLLGEYYRQEKKFEKAIQFI; encoded by the coding sequence ATGAAAATAGGTTCTTTAATAAAGTACTATCGTACAAAGCTGGGAATGACTCAAAATGAGGTAGCAGCGGGAATTTGCTCAATTCCACATTTAAGTAAAATAGAAAATAACAATAAAGAAGCAAACTGCGAGACAATTCGTCTACTGCTTGAACGTTTGAATATTAATAGCCATGACGTCAAAAATAGCGAACACCATATCATAAAGTTATTGAAAGACTTACAAAAACAGATCAATTATCTAGAAAATGAGAAAGCTAATGAGACAATGGACCGATTAAAAGACTATGAAGAAATTATTGGTTTTACGGAATCGATCTATTTATATGAACTTTACAAATTACGATACTACGTTTTTATTAACGAATATAAACTGGCGGAACATCAGCTGAAGTGGCTAAATGCCCACCGTCAAAATTTTTCCCAACATGAGAGATATTTACATTCTTACTATTATGCATTAGTTTTATTAACAAGAGGAAAATACGCGGAAGCAGCTGTAGAACTAACTACTATACTTCAGACAAATTCAGAACTCGGATCACTGGAAGGGGAGTTTTACTATCACTTTTCGTTAATAAAAGGACGGCTCGATGAACCAAGCCAGGCGATCATTTACGGGAGAAAAGCACTGCATTTTTATAAGGACCAGTTTAATTTTAAGCGGATTATTTATACATCGATGTCGCTCGCTCTTTATTACGCTCAGGGGAAAGTGTTCCATGAAGCAATCGAAATTTATGATCATCTCTTGAGAAATGTTGAACTGATGCAACAACAGCAGTTACTGCCTGCTATATACCATAATCTTGGAGATTTATATCAAATGAGAGGCGAATATGAAAGTGCCCTCGTTTACTTTGAGAAAAGTGCTTCGTTAATGGAAAATGACAGCGATAACTATCTATTTTGTTTATATAACTTGGGTATGACACAATTTCGTCTTGAACAGAAAGTAGAAAGTATAAAAACTTTTACTATTTTAAAAGAAGAAGCAAAAAGTAAGAGAAAAATTAGTTTTAATTTATTTGCTTCTTTTTATTTATATTTGCTAGGTGGACAAGAAAAGAAAGCGATGGAATTTTTGGAGGGGAGGTTAATTCCGTTCACGGCAAACAGTGAAGAATTTAAAGAAATGCACCAGCAGTTTTCTTATTTATTGGGTGAGTACTACCGGCAAGAAAAGAAGTTTGAAAAAGCAATCCAATTCATTTAA
- a CDS encoding DUF779 domain-containing protein, with protein sequence MEKLIATEKAVEIIELLKAKHGNLVFEQSSGCCDGTVPMCFQADGHYISSQLVHIGEIAGVPYYIDKHQAEYLKHMQVVVDVMEGRGASFSLESAEGFAFLMKSKVM encoded by the coding sequence ATGGAAAAGCTAATTGCAACCGAAAAAGCGGTTGAGATTATTGAGCTATTGAAGGCAAAGCATGGGAACTTAGTTTTTGAACAGTCATCGGGATGCTGTGATGGTACGGTGCCGATGTGTTTTCAGGCGGACGGTCACTATATTAGCAGCCAGCTTGTCCACATTGGGGAAATTGCAGGTGTTCCGTATTATATCGATAAACATCAGGCAGAGTATTTAAAGCATATGCAAGTTGTTGTTGATGTAATGGAAGGCCGCGGCGCTTCATTTTCACTCGAAAGTGCTGAAGGCTTTGCTTTTTTAATGAAGTCAAAGGTAATGTAA
- the exaC gene encoding acetaldehyde dehydrogenase ExaC yields MIYANPNTAGAVINFKEKYDNFIGGEWVAPVKGQYLDVKSPVTGKVFTTVARSTEEDIELALDAAHAAKGAWAQTSVAYRANILNKIADRIEENLEKIAVAETWDNGKAVRETLNADIPLAIDHFRYFAGAIRAQEGGISQIDNDTVAYHFHEPIGVVGQIIPWNFPLLMATWKIAPALAAGNVIVMKPAEQTPASIMVLIELIQDLLPKGVFNVVNGLGIEVGKPLATNPRIQKVAFTGSTGVGRLIMQYATENIIPVTLELGGKSPNIFFPDVMDQDDEYLDKAIEGLVMFALNSGEICTCPSRALIHESIYDKFMERVLERVKAIKIGNPLDTEVMMGAQASNEQLQKILSYIEIGKEEGAELLIGGYQNQLDADQEGGYYVAPTVFKGNNKMRIFQEEIFGPVLSVTTFSTFEEAMEIANDTEFGLGAGVWSRNMDTAYRAVRGIQAGRVWTNTYHQYPAHAAFGGFKKSGIGRENHLMMLEHYQQTKCMLVSYNKNAQGFF; encoded by the coding sequence ATGATCTATGCAAACCCTAATACTGCTGGTGCAGTAATCAACTTTAAAGAAAAATATGATAACTTTATCGGTGGCGAATGGGTTGCTCCTGTTAAAGGGCAATACCTAGATGTAAAATCACCTGTAACTGGTAAAGTATTTACTACAGTTGCTCGTTCAACTGAGGAAGATATTGAATTAGCATTAGACGCAGCACATGCAGCTAAAGGTGCCTGGGCACAAACTTCTGTTGCATACCGCGCGAATATTTTAAATAAAATTGCAGACCGCATTGAAGAAAATCTAGAAAAAATTGCTGTTGCAGAAACTTGGGACAACGGTAAAGCAGTACGTGAAACATTAAATGCTGATATTCCATTAGCAATCGATCACTTCCGTTACTTCGCTGGCGCAATCCGTGCACAAGAAGGCGGTATTTCTCAAATCGATAACGATACAGTAGCATACCACTTCCATGAGCCAATCGGGGTTGTAGGTCAAATTATTCCTTGGAACTTCCCATTACTTATGGCTACTTGGAAAATCGCGCCTGCATTAGCAGCTGGTAACGTAATCGTGATGAAGCCTGCTGAACAAACACCAGCATCAATCATGGTATTAATCGAATTAATCCAAGATTTACTACCAAAAGGTGTATTCAACGTTGTAAACGGTTTAGGTATTGAAGTAGGTAAACCACTTGCTACAAACCCACGTATCCAAAAAGTAGCATTCACTGGTTCTACTGGTGTTGGCCGTTTAATTATGCAATATGCGACAGAGAACATTATCCCTGTAACATTAGAGCTAGGTGGTAAATCACCGAACATCTTCTTCCCGGACGTAATGGATCAAGACGATGAGTATTTAGATAAAGCAATCGAAGGTTTAGTAATGTTCGCATTAAACTCAGGCGAAATTTGTACTTGTCCTTCACGTGCATTAATTCACGAATCTATTTATGACAAATTCATGGAACGTGTATTAGAACGCGTAAAAGCAATCAAAATCGGTAACCCATTAGATACAGAAGTTATGATGGGTGCTCAAGCTTCAAATGAGCAATTACAAAAAATCTTATCTTACATCGAAATCGGTAAAGAAGAAGGCGCTGAGCTACTTATCGGCGGCTACCAAAACCAATTAGATGCTGATCAAGAAGGCGGCTACTATGTGGCACCAACAGTATTCAAAGGTAACAACAAAATGCGTATCTTCCAAGAAGAGATCTTTGGTCCAGTTCTTTCTGTAACAACATTCTCTACTTTTGAAGAAGCAATGGAAATCGCAAACGATACAGAATTCGGTCTAGGTGCTGGTGTATGGTCTCGTAACATGGATACAGCTTACCGCGCTGTTCGTGGTATCCAAGCTGGTCGTGTTTGGACAAACACTTACCACCAATACCCTGCTCACGCAGCATTCGGTGGATTCAAAAAATCAGGTATCGGTCGCGAAAACCACTTAATGATGTTAGAGCACTACCAACAAACAAAATGTATGTTAGTAAGCTACAACAAAAACGCTCAAGGTTTCTTCTAA
- a CDS encoding AbrB family transcriptional regulator translates to MLLVFVIALIGALLFSALSLPIPWLIGPIFSVLIAQFFIKDRLKWPAVLRNTGLVIVGVAIGQQFDFALFSDFKSLLFFMIIVNVLLFAFCLGIAWIIARSTGLTFKTAVAANVPGGLSQLVLFAEEEGDVHLTAVTYFHIVRVLGVVLLIPFLVSGHVVGGASIPLTWDVWQVVLVILLAAVAVPLGRKLKLPVAHFLTPIILVIGLKFFGIEAPTMPSDVLHIAQILIGAYIGLLLKPETLRLPLKVLIGGVTSTVAMIVLTYGTSLLIARFLDLSFATSFLSTAPGGLDQMGLLAAAVKADISVVTVFQLFRLLFIFLCILPIIKWIYRERGEPVQQ, encoded by the coding sequence ATGCTTCTTGTATTCGTAATTGCACTGATTGGGGCACTTCTATTCTCCGCGCTTTCACTGCCGATTCCATGGTTGATCGGTCCTATTTTTTCAGTATTAATTGCACAATTTTTCATAAAAGACCGGCTTAAATGGCCAGCAGTTTTACGTAATACTGGACTTGTAATTGTCGGTGTCGCGATTGGACAGCAATTTGATTTCGCGCTTTTTTCAGATTTCAAATCATTGCTGTTCTTTATGATCATCGTGAATGTTCTATTATTTGCGTTTTGTTTAGGGATTGCATGGATCATTGCCAGATCCACGGGGCTTACATTTAAAACGGCCGTCGCTGCCAATGTCCCAGGCGGATTATCTCAGCTTGTATTGTTTGCAGAAGAAGAAGGGGATGTCCATTTAACAGCGGTCACGTATTTTCATATTGTTCGTGTGTTGGGGGTCGTGCTGCTCATTCCGTTTTTAGTATCCGGTCACGTTGTTGGGGGAGCGAGTATTCCGTTAACATGGGACGTTTGGCAAGTAGTCCTTGTCATTTTGCTCGCTGCTGTTGCTGTTCCACTCGGCAGAAAATTAAAGCTGCCTGTCGCGCATTTTTTAACACCAATCATCCTTGTCATCGGATTAAAATTCTTTGGAATTGAAGCGCCGACAATGCCGAGTGATGTTCTTCATATTGCACAAATTTTAATCGGTGCCTACATCGGACTATTATTAAAGCCGGAAACATTACGTCTGCCATTGAAAGTTTTAATCGGCGGGGTGACGAGTACCGTTGCAATGATTGTTCTCACATACGGCACAAGTTTGCTCATCGCACGGTTTTTAGATTTAAGTTTTGCGACAAGCTTTTTAAGTACAGCACCAGGAGGACTCGATCAAATGGGTCTGCTGGCCGCTGCGGTGAAGGCGGATATTTCCGTTGTCACGGTATTCCAGCTGTTTCGTTTACTGTTTATTTTCTTGTGTATACTGCCTATTATTAAATGGATTTACCGAGAGCGGGGAGAACCTGTACAACAATAA
- the cyoE gene encoding heme o synthase, with amino-acid sequence MQTQSNRQLWAQAVKTGIIKSNLIPMIAALMLALYTYELNFIEHIPAIIYAIIGSAAVIAAAGAYNNVYDRDIDQIMPRTKTRPTVTGELSAKLVLIVATILLILGSTALYLASPLAALLGFLGVFFYVVPYTMWTKRRTIWNTEVGSISGAMPPLIGWAAVAPDLWHPAAWALFLIMVIWQMPHFYAIAIRKKEDYAAANIPMLPVAKGEQRTYIQSNIYLVLLILSSFLFLPLSLGLTIVSLVLGVIWLCMSIAASKKQGEKKWANIMFGYSLFHMMAVFGTVFIYATVGMILNVL; translated from the coding sequence ATGCAAACGCAATCGAATCGACAGTTGTGGGCGCAAGCTGTGAAGACCGGCATTATTAAATCAAACTTAATTCCGATGATCGCGGCATTAATGCTCGCCCTGTATACGTATGAATTAAATTTTATTGAACATATTCCCGCTATTATTTATGCAATTATTGGTTCCGCGGCTGTCATAGCTGCTGCAGGAGCATATAACAACGTATATGACCGGGATATCGATCAAATTATGCCCCGTACAAAAACTCGTCCAACCGTTACTGGAGAACTATCTGCAAAGTTAGTGCTGATCGTTGCGACGATTTTATTAATACTAGGAAGTACGGCGCTTTATTTAGCATCACCGTTAGCTGCTTTGTTAGGGTTTTTAGGTGTATTTTTCTATGTTGTCCCTTACACAATGTGGACAAAACGCCGTACAATCTGGAATACAGAAGTTGGCAGTATTTCAGGCGCAATGCCACCACTAATTGGATGGGCAGCCGTCGCTCCGGATCTTTGGCATCCGGCCGCATGGGCACTGTTTCTAATTATGGTTATTTGGCAAATGCCGCACTTTTATGCCATCGCCATTCGTAAAAAAGAAGATTACGCTGCGGCTAATATCCCGATGCTACCTGTAGCAAAAGGGGAGCAACGCACATATATTCAGTCGAATATTTATCTCGTATTGTTAATTTTATCGAGCTTTTTATTTTTACCGCTTAGCTTAGGCTTAACAATCGTTTCTCTTGTCCTTGGTGTCATTTGGCTCTGCATGAGTATTGCAGCATCCAAAAAACAAGGGGAGAAAAAATGGGCCAATATTATGTTCGGCTACTCGCTTTTCCATATGATGGCTGTATTTGGGACAGTCTTTATTTATGCAACAGTGGGCATGATTTTAAATGTGCTTTAA
- a CDS encoding dipeptidase — MSHLEKLDAYFTENRERHLAELNEFLRIPSISALSEHKADMLSAANWLADHLKSLNIENVSVDETAGHPVVYGEWLHAEGKPTILFYGHYDVQPVDPLNLWETPPFEPAIRDNKLFARGSSDDKGQVFMHLKMIEALFATEGTLPVNVKFIYEGEEEIGSPSLPKYTEDNKEKLAADLIVISDTGLYAKGKPAVCYGLRGLTGVQIDVRGAKGDLHSGLYGGGVQNAIHALAEILASFRDEHGTIQVEGFYDSVRPLSEEERQAYRDLNFDEDALKEEVGVKELFGEAGYSYLEQTWARPTLEVNGVFGGFSGEGIKTVLPAEAGAKITCRLVPDQDPEEIVALLKAHIEKHKPTGVEVTISEFDKGKPYLTPFDHPAIQAAGRSYEKVYEVPTAYTRGGGSIPIVAAFDEILGLPVVLMGFGLSSENFHAPNEHFHLENFDQGLRVLGDYMHEVATIKL; from the coding sequence ATGAGTCATTTAGAAAAATTAGATGCTTACTTCACAGAAAACCGTGAACGTCATTTAGCAGAGTTAAACGAATTTTTACGCATTCCTAGTATTTCCGCTTTATCTGAGCATAAAGCAGATATGTTATCAGCGGCAAACTGGCTGGCAGACCACTTAAAATCATTAAACATCGAAAACGTATCAGTAGATGAAACAGCCGGACATCCGGTCGTTTACGGCGAGTGGCTTCATGCTGAAGGCAAACCGACAATTCTATTCTACGGTCATTATGATGTACAACCAGTGGACCCTCTAAACTTATGGGAAACACCTCCTTTCGAACCGGCCATCCGTGACAATAAACTGTTTGCACGTGGTTCTTCGGATGATAAAGGACAAGTGTTCATGCATTTAAAAATGATTGAAGCGTTATTCGCTACAGAAGGTACATTACCGGTTAACGTGAAATTCATTTATGAAGGTGAAGAGGAAATCGGCAGTCCATCCCTGCCAAAATATACAGAAGACAATAAAGAAAAATTAGCGGCAGACTTAATTGTCATTTCCGATACAGGTCTTTATGCGAAAGGCAAACCGGCAGTATGCTACGGTTTGCGCGGCTTAACAGGTGTGCAAATTGATGTGCGCGGTGCAAAAGGTGACTTGCACTCCGGTCTTTATGGCGGCGGTGTTCAAAACGCAATCCATGCACTTGCAGAAATTTTAGCCTCTTTCCGTGATGAGCATGGGACAATTCAAGTAGAAGGTTTCTATGATTCAGTGCGTCCCCTGTCTGAAGAAGAGCGTCAAGCTTACCGCGATCTGAATTTTGATGAAGATGCATTAAAAGAAGAAGTCGGTGTAAAAGAATTATTCGGTGAAGCTGGCTATTCTTACTTGGAACAAACATGGGCACGTCCAACATTGGAAGTGAACGGCGTATTCGGCGGCTTCTCAGGTGAAGGCATTAAAACAGTATTACCTGCTGAAGCCGGTGCAAAAATTACATGCCGTTTAGTACCGGACCAAGATCCGGAAGAAATTGTCGCTTTACTGAAAGCACATATCGAAAAGCATAAACCAACAGGTGTCGAAGTAACGATTTCTGAATTCGATAAAGGAAAACCTTATTTAACACCGTTTGACCACCCGGCAATTCAGGCGGCAGGCCGTTCATATGAAAAAGTGTATGAAGTACCGACAGCTTATACACGCGGTGGCGGATCGATTCCAATCGTTGCAGCATTCGATGAAATTTTGGGCTTGCCTGTTGTGTTAATGGGCTTCGGTCTTTCAAGCGAAAACTTCCATGCTCCGAACGAACATTTCCACCTGGAAAACTTCGACCAGGGCTTACGCGTACTTGGCGATTACATGCATGAAGTAGCAACAATTAAATTATAA
- a CDS encoding YrvL family regulatory protein, which translates to MKKFGGFIGFIFISLLFIAIIGVAISVEVGILLLVGIEFESWGNLIGFILIYGIIEFGLVMVSDVLIELKTIQHHRLHKYFAHLLISFTLLMTISLMMESIYLPLYGGIVFAIATATLYLVFDAGSKKGKMES; encoded by the coding sequence ATGAAAAAATTCGGAGGTTTTATCGGCTTTATTTTTATTAGTTTGTTATTTATTGCAATTATCGGGGTCGCGATTTCCGTGGAAGTAGGTATTTTACTGCTTGTCGGAATTGAATTTGAAAGCTGGGGCAACTTAATTGGGTTCATCCTAATTTACGGAATCATAGAGTTTGGCCTTGTCATGGTATCCGATGTCCTGATTGAATTAAAAACAATACAGCATCACCGGTTACATAAATACTTTGCGCACTTGCTCATCTCCTTCACACTTTTAATGACAATTTCCCTCATGATGGAATCCATCTACTTGCCTTTATATGGCGGAATTGTCTTTGCAATCGCAACGGCGACATTGTATTTGGTGTTTGATGCAGGCTCAAAAAAAGGAAAGATGGAAAGCTGA
- a CDS encoding ABC transporter ATP-binding protein has protein sequence MYNVIQFEDVSLQLKNKQILKNISLTLETNKIYGLLGRNGAGKTTMLSLLASFAEATSGHVAIDGASVFENEDLMENIIFIRDIKLDESEKVWKYIKQAAAFRPNFDEDYAKELMQRFRLPEDVAVSSLSRGMMSAMHVVIGLASRCAITIFDEAYLGMDAPARVKFYEEVLNDYMEHPRTIILSTHLISEMESMFEEVIILDQGEIIIHEDLDTFTTRGVTVTGPIEKVDAFTIGKTVLKEQVLGSTKQAMVYGQLSEEEKQRANGLQIAQITLQELFIHLTEEES, from the coding sequence ATGTACAATGTCATTCAATTTGAAGATGTCTCTCTTCAGTTAAAAAATAAACAAATACTCAAAAATATTTCCCTTACGTTAGAAACAAATAAAATATACGGATTGCTCGGTCGTAATGGAGCCGGAAAAACAACAATGCTCTCACTGCTTGCGAGCTTTGCCGAGGCAACTTCCGGACATGTAGCAATCGACGGTGCTTCTGTTTTTGAAAATGAAGATTTAATGGAAAATATTATTTTTATCCGGGATATAAAGCTCGACGAGTCGGAAAAAGTATGGAAATACATTAAGCAAGCAGCAGCATTCCGTCCGAATTTCGATGAAGACTATGCAAAAGAGCTGATGCAACGCTTCCGCCTCCCTGAAGATGTAGCGGTCTCCTCCCTATCACGAGGGATGATGTCTGCAATGCATGTCGTAATCGGTTTAGCAAGTCGATGTGCAATTACGATTTTTGATGAAGCCTATTTAGGAATGGACGCACCTGCACGCGTAAAATTTTATGAAGAAGTATTAAACGATTATATGGAGCATCCGCGAACAATCATCTTATCGACGCATTTAATTTCGGAAATGGAATCGATGTTTGAGGAAGTTATTATACTCGACCAAGGTGAAATTATCATTCACGAAGATCTTGATACGTTCACAACGCGAGGGGTTACGGTGACGGGGCCGATTGAAAAGGTCGATGCATTTACAATCGGAAAAACCGTTTTAAAAGAGCAAGTTCTTGGAAGCACAAAGCAGGCGATGGTTTATGGACAGCTTTCAGAAGAAGAAAAACAGCGTGCGAATGGATTACAAATTGCGCAGATTACATTGCAGGAGCTATTTATCCATTTGACGGAGGAGGAATCATAA
- a CDS encoding GntR family transcriptional regulator, whose amino-acid sequence MRLTFDDTKPIFQQIAEMIEDDIVNGVLKDGDQIPSTNQLVAHYKINPATILKGFNQLVDSGVVYKKRGVGMFVADGAFEMLRNRRISQFQQQYIEPLIAEAKKLGMTKEEIQKMIDSYER is encoded by the coding sequence ATGCGATTAACATTCGATGATACGAAGCCCATTTTCCAACAGATCGCAGAAATGATTGAGGATGATATTGTAAATGGCGTTTTAAAAGATGGTGATCAGATTCCTTCAACAAATCAGCTCGTTGCACATTATAAAATAAATCCAGCCACGATTTTAAAAGGTTTTAATCAGCTGGTGGATTCAGGAGTTGTCTATAAAAAACGTGGCGTTGGGATGTTTGTCGCAGATGGCGCATTTGAAATGCTGCGAAACCGACGAATTTCTCAATTTCAACAGCAATATATTGAACCGCTAATCGCTGAGGCAAAGAAACTCGGCATGACGAAAGAGGAAATTCAAAAAATGATCGATTCATACGAAAGGTAG
- a CDS encoding glycerol-3-phosphate acyltransferase, with protein MLSYLFGTILFAVVIGKVKGIDLQHVNSGNLGARNAGRTLGKWAFILVAVGDGLKGLIVVIAGRMLELPELTIALAVIAVVLGHLYPFWNRGKGGKGVATVIGAMVAFSPLLIFVFLAGFLLSLFVAKSATLSMTGGFILYGIVVSVYMEAGFIVSIALVLVIWKQRHSIVERVKPNVLE; from the coding sequence TTGCTAAGTTATTTATTCGGTACAATCCTTTTTGCAGTCGTTATAGGGAAAGTAAAAGGAATTGATCTGCAACATGTGAATAGCGGCAATCTTGGGGCACGAAATGCCGGGCGCACATTAGGAAAGTGGGCTTTTATCCTCGTGGCGGTGGGGGATGGTTTGAAAGGGCTAATCGTTGTGATAGCAGGGCGTATGCTTGAGTTACCAGAACTGACAATTGCTCTTGCCGTCATCGCTGTAGTGCTTGGCCATCTGTACCCGTTTTGGAATCGAGGAAAAGGCGGAAAAGGAGTCGCAACGGTAATCGGAGCAATGGTCGCTTTTTCGCCGCTACTGATATTCGTATTTTTAGCAGGTTTTTTATTGAGCCTGTTTGTAGCAAAAAGTGCAACACTCAGCATGACAGGTGGATTCATCTTATATGGAATAGTAGTGAGCGTATATATGGAGGCAGGGTTTATCGTATCGATTGCACTTGTTCTCGTTATTTGGAAACAGCGTCATAGCATTGTTGAAAGGGTGAAACCGAATGTACTGGAGTAA